In Granulicatella elegans, one genomic interval encodes:
- the murQ gene encoding N-acetylmuramic acid 6-phosphate etherase yields MTEIIRLDTEKNNERTTDIDILSTEGILKKINAEDQSVARVVEKCIPQISNLVDKIVERIRIGGRLFYVGAGTSGRLGILDAAECPPTYGVDNNLVIGVIAGGNDAMFVAQEGAEDSMELPIVDLSSYHFCEKDILIGLAASGRTPYVIGGLKYGQQLGALTAAISCVTNAEISKYADYSIEAVTGAEVIMGSTRMKAGTAQKLILNMISTSVMIKLGKVYKNYMVDLKPTNQKLMIRSKNMIRTLTGVSQEQADFLYEESGHNVKKALIMEIMNVDRNTAENALEKGNGHIKSAIQLLGGEI; encoded by the coding sequence ATGACAGAAATAATTAGATTAGATACTGAGAAAAATAATGAACGTACTACTGATATAGATATTTTATCTACAGAGGGCATTCTTAAAAAAATTAATGCGGAAGACCAGAGTGTAGCAAGAGTGGTTGAGAAATGTATACCTCAAATTTCGAATTTAGTAGATAAAATAGTAGAACGAATTAGAATTGGTGGACGTTTGTTTTATGTTGGTGCAGGTACTTCTGGGCGACTTGGTATTCTAGATGCTGCAGAATGTCCCCCAACATATGGAGTAGATAATAATTTAGTAATTGGGGTTATAGCAGGTGGTAATGATGCGATGTTTGTTGCACAAGAAGGTGCAGAGGATTCAATGGAGTTACCTATAGTTGATTTATCGTCGTATCATTTTTGTGAAAAGGATATATTAATAGGATTAGCAGCAAGTGGTAGAACGCCTTATGTGATTGGGGGACTAAAATATGGGCAACAACTAGGAGCTCTAACAGCAGCTATTTCATGTGTTACAAATGCAGAAATTTCAAAATATGCAGATTACTCAATTGAAGCTGTAACAGGAGCTGAAGTTATCATGGGGTCTACTAGGATGAAAGCGGGAACTGCTCAAAAATTAATTTTGAATATGATTTCTACTAGCGTAATGATAAAACTTGGGAAAGTATATAAAAATTATATGGTAGATTTAAAGCCTACTAATCAGAAGTTAATGATTCGCTCAAAAAATATGATTAGAACCCTTACGGGAGTTTCTCAAGAACAGGCAGATTTTCTTTATGAAGAAAGTGGACATAATGTGAAAAAGGCATTAATTATGGAAATTATGAATGTAGATAGAAATACAGCTGAGAATGCGCTAGAAAAAGGGAATGGGCATATTAAGAGTGCTATTCAGCTTCTAGGAGGTGAAATTTGA
- a CDS encoding PTS lactose/cellobiose transporter subunit IIA has protein sequence MQDMELIVFEIISNGGNAKALVYEAIEASEKGKFKEARELLNEADTFLNKAHQVQTDLIQKEAAGERNEVTVLFVHAQDHLMTSIEVRTLAENIIRMNERLWKLENRE, from the coding sequence ATGCAAGATATGGAATTGATAGTTTTTGAAATTATTAGTAATGGTGGGAATGCAAAAGCATTAGTTTATGAAGCGATAGAGGCTTCTGAAAAAGGAAAATTTAAGGAAGCAAGAGAGCTTCTTAATGAAGCAGATACTTTTTTAAATAAAGCTCATCAAGTGCAAACGGATTTAATTCAAAAAGAAGCAGCTGGAGAAAGAAATGAAGTTACTGTGCTATTTGTTCATGCGCAAGATCACTTGATGACTTCGATAGAAGTTAGAACATTGGCAGAAAATATCATTCGAATGAATGAAAGACTTTGGAAGTTGGAGAATAGAGAGTAG
- a CDS encoding PTS sugar transporter subunit IIB produces the protein MKILLVCSGGMSSAIVAKALHDAGAKEGLELVVDECGTQAFAEKVKEDYNISLVAPQIRHRYDVLKASADEVGVPCLLIKPQGYTPLGGPKLLQQIKEELEIK, from the coding sequence ATGAAAATATTATTAGTTTGTTCAGGGGGTATGTCAAGTGCTATTGTTGCTAAAGCTTTACATGACGCTGGTGCAAAAGAAGGTTTGGAATTAGTAGTAGATGAATGTGGTACACAAGCTTTTGCTGAGAAAGTAAAAGAAGACTATAACATTTCACTTGTGGCACCACAAATTAGACATCGTTATGATGTATTGAAAGCTAGCGCAGATGAAGTAGGGGTTCCTTGTTTATTGATAAAACCTCAAGGATACACTCCTCTAGGAGGACCGAAATTGCTTCAACAAATTAAAGAAGAATTGGAAATAAAATAG
- a CDS encoding PTS sugar transporter subunit IIC: protein MFDKITEFMDTKLSTPMAKLAEQRHLRAVRDGIIATLPIIIVASMFLVIAFLPNSLPKDWGITQFIQANQAKILLPYRVSMYIMSLYAVFGIGFSLSSSYDLDGLSGGILAELAYLLTIVPKVVPAASAEIKTLAETSEPLKNYLSSLPSGFVLPMANLGSAGMFIGILSAFLAVEIYRFTQKSGFKISMPPQVPASVARSFESLTPTVIVLLLVSTITMFIGIDVHKIVGGIVAPLVQATDSIFSVIIIIFLTQFFWSFGIHGWSIVGSLARPLWLVLLDENTAAFASGSAIPNIAAEPFYQWFVMIGGSGATIGLAILLVWRSKSTYGKSLGKTALIPAICNINEPLIFGTPIVLNPQLIIPFILAPLVNSVIAWVAMSTGLVSRVVASAPWTLPGPIGAFLATGSDWRALVLNVVLIVLSILIYYPFFVMYDKSLLAQEQE, encoded by the coding sequence ATGTTTGATAAAATAACAGAGTTTATGGATACAAAGCTATCGACTCCGATGGCAAAATTAGCTGAGCAGCGTCATTTAAGAGCAGTTCGTGATGGTATTATTGCAACACTACCAATTATTATTGTTGCTTCTATGTTTTTAGTAATTGCATTTTTACCAAATTCTTTACCTAAAGATTGGGGAATTACACAATTTATTCAAGCAAATCAAGCGAAAATTTTATTACCATATCGTGTTTCGATGTATATTATGTCATTGTATGCAGTTTTTGGTATAGGTTTTTCTTTATCATCTTCATACGATTTAGATGGTTTATCAGGAGGGATTTTAGCTGAACTTGCTTATTTATTAACAATTGTTCCTAAAGTTGTTCCAGCTGCCTCTGCAGAAATAAAAACTTTAGCAGAAACTAGTGAGCCATTAAAAAATTATTTATCTTCATTACCTTCAGGTTTTGTTTTACCGATGGCGAATTTAGGGTCAGCAGGTATGTTTATAGGTATTTTATCAGCATTTTTAGCAGTAGAAATTTATCGTTTTACTCAAAAGAGTGGATTCAAAATTTCAATGCCACCACAAGTGCCAGCTTCAGTTGCTAGATCTTTTGAATCGTTAACGCCTACAGTTATTGTATTATTATTAGTTTCTACAATTACAATGTTTATTGGCATTGATGTTCATAAAATTGTAGGAGGAATTGTTGCTCCTTTAGTACAAGCAACAGATTCTATTTTTTCAGTAATCATTATTATTTTCTTAACACAATTCTTTTGGTCATTTGGTATTCATGGCTGGTCAATTGTAGGGTCTTTAGCAAGACCGCTATGGTTAGTATTATTAGATGAAAATACCGCTGCGTTTGCTAGTGGAAGTGCTATTCCGAACATTGCGGCAGAACCATTCTATCAATGGTTTGTAATGATTGGTGGATCAGGGGCTACTATTGGTTTGGCTATTTTACTAGTTTGGCGTTCAAAATCAACTTATGGTAAATCGCTTGGAAAAACAGCTTTAATTCCAGCAATTTGTAATATTAATGAGCCTTTAATCTTTGGAACACCTATTGTGTTAAACCCTCAATTGATTATTCCGTTCATTTTAGCTCCTCTAGTAAATAGTGTAATTGCTTGGGTAGCAATGTCTACAGGGCTAGTAAGTAGAGTTGTTGCGAGTGCTCCTTGGACACTTCCTGGACCAATTGGTGCCTTTTTAGCAACAGGAAGCGATTGGAGAGCGCTTGTATTAAATGTTGTATTAATTGTATTATCAATTTTAATTTATTATCCATTCTTCGTAATGTATGACAAATCATTATTGGCTCAAGAGCAAGAGTAG
- a CDS encoding DUF871 domain-containing protein, with translation MKRLGLSIYPEKSTLEAIKGYIKDASELGFSRVFSCLLSVNKPAEEIKKEFTEINTYAHELNYEVIVDVSPRVFGELNISYKDLSFFKEIGADGIRLDAGFSGLEESIMTYNPEGLMVEINMSNNVHTIDTIMDYRPNKYKLYGCHNFYPHRFSGLNLDFYKECTQRFSKYGINTAAFVTSQDERAFGPWPTTEGLPTLEIHRNLPLDVQVKHHIAMELVDDILISNCYPTKDELESLKGLDLNLVTFNVELVKDIPEIEKKIVLEEFHFNRGDQNDYFIRSTQSRVKYKGHNFQVFNAPSVIKRGDIIIESSEYGHYAGELQIALKDMENSGKSNVVGKVVDIEHFILDELKPWQKFKFRL, from the coding sequence ATGAAAAGATTAGGATTGTCGATTTATCCTGAAAAGAGTACCTTGGAAGCAATTAAGGGATATATTAAAGATGCGAGTGAGTTAGGTTTTTCTAGAGTGTTTTCTTGTTTGTTATCTGTAAATAAACCAGCAGAAGAAATAAAAAAAGAGTTTACTGAAATAAATACTTATGCACATGAGTTAAATTACGAAGTTATTGTGGATGTGTCTCCAAGAGTATTCGGGGAATTAAATATATCTTATAAAGATTTATCTTTTTTTAAAGAAATTGGAGCAGATGGAATTCGTTTGGACGCTGGCTTTTCTGGATTAGAAGAATCTATAATGACGTATAATCCTGAAGGGTTAATGGTTGAAATTAATATGAGTAATAATGTTCATACAATAGACACAATAATGGATTATAGACCGAATAAATATAAGTTGTATGGATGTCATAATTTCTATCCACATCGTTTTTCTGGATTGAATTTAGATTTTTATAAGGAATGTACACAAAGGTTTAGTAAATACGGCATAAATACTGCAGCGTTTGTGACTTCACAAGATGAAAGAGCTTTCGGGCCATGGCCGACAACAGAGGGATTACCAACATTAGAAATTCATCGCAATTTACCATTAGATGTTCAAGTAAAACATCATATTGCAATGGAATTAGTAGATGATATTTTAATTTCTAATTGTTATCCAACTAAAGATGAATTAGAAAGTCTAAAAGGATTGGATTTGAATCTTGTAACATTTAATGTGGAACTAGTTAAAGATATTCCTGAAATTGAAAAGAAAATTGTTTTAGAAGAGTTTCATTTTAACAGAGGAGATCAAAATGATTATTTCATTCGTTCAACTCAAAGTAGAGTGAAATATAAAGGACATAATTTTCAAGTTTTTAATGCTCCTAGTGTTATTAAAAGAGGAGATATCATTATTGAAAGTAGTGAATATGGACATTATGCAGGTGAATTACAAATTGCTCTGAAAGATATGGAAAATTCTGGAAAATCGAATGTAGTTGGTAAAGTTGTTGATATTGAGCATTTTATATTAGATGAACTTAAACCGTGGCAGAAATTTAAATTTAGATTATGA
- a CDS encoding glycoside hydrolase family 1 protein has protein sequence MKILWGGATAASQYEGGFEGGKGLDTQDCRPYLPRTSNATEETRLLTKEKIEEAKIKSSNQYYPFRNGTKGYEHLEEDIEYLEELGLDIYRFSISWARLFPNGIDESPSPEGVAYYDKVFKLLVKKKIKIFLTLNHYALPINLVECYGGWKGRECIKYFLHFVQFVFERWGELVDYWLPFNEINAGYFSPFNGVGLLKGEDGYNLSEVFQALHHQFVASAKTIRLAKQMKLKGKFGSMIACFCYYPLTSNPEDNLKLLFEEQMNQWYCMDILSKGEYPYYSSKFFESKNITLNITGEDRKVLKENTCDFVSISFYTSSVITVDESEKVAGNLVVSTKNPYLKASEWGWQIDPVGLRTSLHRVYERYGKPVIVSENGLGARDVLTEDYQIHDSYRIDYMKAYYEQAQLAFLDGVPLEAFIAWGIIDIVSAGSCEMDKRYGVIYVDADNYGNGSYKRYKKDSFYWYKDFIQRYKSVGK, from the coding sequence ATGAAAATATTATGGGGTGGAGCAACTGCTGCTAGTCAATATGAAGGTGGGTTTGAAGGTGGAAAAGGATTAGATACTCAAGATTGTAGACCTTATTTGCCACGTACTTCTAATGCTACAGAGGAAACTAGATTGTTGACGAAAGAAAAAATAGAAGAAGCTAAGATAAAAAGTTCTAATCAATATTATCCGTTTAGAAATGGTACAAAAGGATATGAACATTTAGAAGAAGATATTGAATATTTAGAGGAATTAGGGCTAGATATTTATAGATTTTCAATAAGCTGGGCTCGATTGTTTCCAAATGGTATAGATGAGTCACCTTCTCCTGAAGGAGTTGCTTATTATGATAAAGTTTTTAAATTATTAGTTAAGAAGAAAATAAAGATTTTTTTAACGTTGAATCATTATGCTTTACCTATAAATTTAGTGGAATGTTATGGTGGTTGGAAAGGGAGAGAATGTATTAAATATTTTCTTCATTTTGTACAATTTGTTTTCGAAAGATGGGGGGAGTTGGTTGATTATTGGCTACCGTTTAATGAAATAAATGCGGGATATTTTAGTCCGTTTAATGGAGTAGGTTTATTAAAAGGAGAAGATGGGTATAATTTATCAGAAGTTTTTCAAGCTTTACATCATCAGTTTGTAGCGAGTGCGAAAACGATTCGTTTAGCCAAACAAATGAAGTTGAAAGGGAAATTTGGATCAATGATTGCTTGTTTTTGTTATTATCCTCTAACAAGTAATCCAGAAGATAATCTTAAATTGTTGTTTGAAGAACAAATGAATCAATGGTATTGCATGGATATTTTATCAAAAGGAGAATATCCCTATTATTCATCAAAGTTTTTTGAATCTAAGAATATTACATTAAATATTACGGGTGAAGATAGAAAGGTATTAAAAGAAAACACTTGTGATTTTGTTTCTATATCGTTTTATACTTCGTCTGTCATTACTGTTGATGAATCGGAAAAAGTAGCAGGAAATTTAGTGGTATCCACAAAGAATCCATATTTAAAAGCTAGTGAATGGGGATGGCAAATAGATCCAGTTGGATTAAGAACTTCATTGCATCGAGTATACGAAAGATATGGAAAACCTGTTATAGTCTCAGAAAATGGATTAGGTGCAAGGGATGTATTAACAGAAGATTATCAAATTCATGATTCTTATCGAATTGATTATATGAAAGCTTATTATGAACAAGCTCAATTAGCTTTTTTAGATGGTGTACCTCTTGAGGCATTTATTGCTTGGGGAATTATCGATATTGTTTCTGCAGGTAGTTGTGAAATGGATAAACGTTATGGGGTAATCTATGTAGATGCAGATAATTATGGTAACGGTAGTTATAAACGATATAAAAAAGATAGTTTTTATTGGTATAAGGACTTTATTCAAAGGTATAAATCTGTGGGGAAGTAA
- a CDS encoding MurR/RpiR family transcriptional regulator gives MSVLYKIKSSINALTDTEYVIADFILKNRQLVLDSNAKELGDATKTSASAWVRFAKKMGYRGLPAFKVELAKETEIASVEDEIETFLNPNDSLQLLLKKTENMVSQNIKETFNLIDYHELEKAIEAISGAKTIYLLGVGGSSVVCLDFYHKMTRIHQNVIYDRDLHTLMARIAQLEKDDVVIVVSYSGETESVNTVVKSAKKIGAKIIGVTKFNLKSTLSNLSDIKLFVPIEEKEIRLGSITSRNSLLIITDLLYYGIAKIDFNSTKGLLVRTRNFIKGEL, from the coding sequence ATGAGTGTATTATATAAAATTAAAAGTTCAATAAATGCTCTTACAGATACAGAATATGTGATAGCAGATTTTATTTTGAAAAATAGACAACTAGTATTGGATTCTAATGCAAAAGAATTAGGAGATGCTACAAAGACTTCAGCATCTGCTTGGGTTAGATTTGCAAAAAAAATGGGGTATAGAGGATTACCTGCATTTAAAGTAGAGTTAGCTAAAGAGACTGAAATAGCTAGTGTTGAAGATGAAATTGAAACTTTTTTAAATCCCAATGATTCTTTACAATTGTTATTGAAAAAAACTGAAAATATGGTATCTCAAAATATAAAAGAGACTTTTAATTTAATAGATTATCATGAATTAGAAAAAGCAATCGAAGCAATTAGTGGTGCTAAAACAATTTATTTATTAGGTGTTGGAGGAAGTAGTGTTGTTTGTTTAGATTTTTATCATAAAATGACTAGGATTCATCAAAATGTTATATATGATAGAGATTTACATACATTAATGGCGCGAATTGCTCAATTAGAAAAAGATGATGTGGTAATTGTTGTTAGTTATAGTGGAGAAACTGAATCTGTTAATACTGTTGTTAAGAGTGCGAAGAAAATTGGTGCGAAAATTATAGGTGTGACTAAATTTAATTTGAAATCCACGCTTTCTAATTTGTCAGATATTAAACTTTTTGTTCCGATTGAAGAGAAGGAAATTCGATTAGGTTCAATCACTTCTAGAAATAGTCTTCTGATTATTACGGACTTACTGTATTATGGTATTGCAAAAATTGATTTTAATTCAACAAAAGGTTTGCTTGTTCGAACTCGTAATTTCATTAAGGGGGAATTATAG
- the anmK gene encoding anhydro-N-acetylmuramic acid kinase AnmK — MLAVGLMSGTSLDGVDVVLCDITGKDEDTQVKQLKFKTYGIPEYLREKIRKCCSRELIPVELICSLNFELGKLFAESVKALCEESSVNLEDIAFIASHGQTIFHIPKAFSDYIPSTLQIGEAAIIANECRTTVISNFRVMDMAVGGEGAPLVPYSEYLLYADENQAVALQNIGGIGNVTFLPKKGDFTKVIAFDTGPGNMMIDAAVQKLYGEKFDKNGEYASKGKLIPLLAEELKKHPYFALDIPKTTGREMFGEHYTYALLEKYQDYNKNDIIFTLTWFTAYSIAYHYKKYFIHHHNFDKCIIAGGGAYNECLINLIKRELPEIEILIQEELGYSSEAKEAIAFVILGNQTYHMRPSNVPSATGASKSVILGQITYPTI; from the coding sequence GTGTTAGCAGTTGGATTGATGTCTGGAACTTCGTTAGATGGTGTTGATGTAGTTCTTTGTGATATTACCGGTAAAGACGAAGATACTCAGGTAAAGCAATTGAAATTTAAAACATATGGAATTCCTGAATATTTGAGAGAAAAAATAAGAAAATGTTGTAGTAGAGAATTGATTCCTGTAGAGTTAATTTGTTCTCTAAATTTTGAATTAGGGAAGTTATTTGCAGAATCAGTAAAAGCTTTATGTGAAGAATCTTCTGTGAATTTAGAAGACATAGCTTTTATAGCTAGTCATGGACAGACGATATTTCATATACCAAAAGCATTTTCTGATTATATTCCTAGTACATTACAAATTGGAGAGGCTGCTATTATTGCTAATGAATGTAGAACTACAGTAATCTCAAATTTTAGAGTGATGGATATGGCTGTGGGTGGAGAAGGTGCTCCTTTAGTACCTTACAGTGAGTATTTATTATATGCAGATGAAAATCAAGCTGTTGCATTACAAAATATAGGTGGAATTGGAAATGTTACGTTTCTTCCTAAAAAAGGAGATTTTACTAAAGTAATAGCGTTTGATACTGGACCAGGGAATATGATGATTGATGCTGCAGTACAAAAGTTATATGGAGAAAAGTTTGATAAAAATGGAGAGTATGCAAGTAAGGGGAAATTAATACCTCTATTGGCTGAGGAGTTGAAGAAACATCCCTATTTTGCATTAGATATTCCTAAGACGACAGGTAGAGAGATGTTTGGAGAGCATTACACATATGCACTTTTAGAAAAATATCAAGATTATAATAAGAATGATATTATTTTTACATTAACATGGTTTACAGCTTATTCTATTGCCTATCATTATAAAAAATATTTTATTCATCACCATAATTTTGATAAATGTATAATTGCTGGTGGAGGAGCTTATAATGAGTGTCTTATAAATTTAATAAAAAGAGAATTACCAGAAATTGAGATACTGATTCAAGAAGAACTAGGGTATTCTTCAGAGGCGAAAGAAGCGATAGCTTTTGTGATATTAGGCAATCAAACTTATCATATGAGACCGTCAAATGTACCTTCTGCAACAGGAGCAAGTAAAAGTGTTATTTTAGGGCAGATTACCTATCCAACTATATAA
- a CDS encoding BadF/BadG/BcrA/BcrD ATPase family protein — translation MKIGIDAGGTKTIGILYQENHAVDRIKGEMGNPIVNFDTAVNNVIQVIEILLLKNKVNYSNISYISIGMAGASTLIPELTSAFAEKLHCKFSIESDLKMSHIATFKNKDGNLFIAGTGSSLLCRKNNQFIQKGGWGHILGDEGSGYWIGKQILKTYINFLDYNESPMDFLDLLPTIQQIFPNRQSIINTVYNSPKTEVAKLATLYLDYNNNLFLTSIAKQAGKNIAKALLSCNQENNITVAFEGSVIKNNSHVLNSVLAEIESHNKTLTIIPSRPANESIFYF, via the coding sequence ATGAAAATAGGAATTGATGCAGGAGGAACAAAAACAATTGGAATTTTATATCAAGAAAACCACGCTGTCGATAGAATCAAAGGAGAAATGGGAAATCCTATTGTTAATTTCGATACAGCCGTTAACAATGTCATTCAAGTAATCGAAATTTTACTTTTAAAAAATAAAGTAAATTATTCCAATATTAGCTATATTAGTATTGGGATGGCGGGAGCTAGTACCCTCATTCCAGAGTTAACATCAGCATTCGCGGAAAAACTTCATTGTAAATTTTCAATTGAATCAGATTTAAAAATGAGTCATATTGCTACTTTTAAAAATAAAGATGGTAATCTTTTTATAGCAGGAACAGGATCATCACTTTTATGCAGAAAAAATAATCAATTTATTCAAAAAGGTGGTTGGGGGCACATACTTGGTGATGAAGGAAGTGGTTATTGGATTGGAAAACAAATTCTAAAAACATATATAAACTTCTTAGATTATAACGAAAGTCCTATGGACTTCCTTGATTTACTACCTACTATTCAACAAATTTTCCCAAATCGTCAATCAATTATAAACACAGTATATAACAGTCCTAAAACAGAAGTAGCAAAATTAGCAACATTATACTTAGATTACAACAATAATCTATTTCTAACATCTATTGCGAAACAAGCCGGAAAAAATATTGCAAAAGCTTTATTATCTTGTAATCAAGAAAACAATATTACTGTTGCTTTTGAAGGTAGTGTTATTAAAAACAACTCCCATGTATTAAATAGTGTTTTAGCTGAAATCGAATCACACAATAAGACTTTAACAATTATCCCCTCTCGTCCAGCAAACGAAAGTATCTTCTACTTCTAA
- a CDS encoding transposon-encoded TnpW family protein, whose product MAENEKTDIKEIQTEEPQKPDGILTKKINGKTFVTEIYFDKKSKETFQDKLFKVIQAKGNSGD is encoded by the coding sequence ATGGCAGAAAATGAGAAAACAGATATTAAAGAAATACAGACAGAAGAACCTCAAAAACCTGATGGTATTCTTACAAAAAAGATAAATGGAAAGACCTTTGTAACAGAGATATATTTTGACAAAAAGAGCAAGGAAACATTTCAAGATAAGTTATTCAAAGTAATACAAGCTAAGGGGAATAGTGGTGATTGA
- a CDS encoding amidase: protein MFQDATSMAQAVRDKKVSPLELVLETIEKAERLNPRLNAIVSTRYEEAIEEAKKFQVNNQPFAGVPLFLKDLGQEKKGTPCTYGSRLLKDYICHETSHFVKRLEELGFIILGRTNTPEFGYKMVSDAQLHGSVRHFLDETVNAGGSSGGAAAIVAAGISPMAAASDGGGSIRVPASHNGLIGLKPTRGRVPVGPGSYRGWNGATVQFALTKTVRDTRKLLWHLQTCQLESPFPLPLLQEEHLFSPKFNRPLKVGMLLKHPIGGKVSGEVEQVIRQMAKKFELDGHEVSEITEDPINGVELQKGFYLISEAETVVMFQGMEKQLQRPMTRSDMELMTWVMYQSGLMVTGADYARVAGDWDRYAEAMMQLHDTYDVLLLPTVAHTAPKQDAYSLDANLIGKMEHIHELSHEERQEVVWKMFESSVEDTPFTQRMNITGQPAISLPVGCSSEGMPIGVQLVAAKGREDLLLAIAEQWEQDELWKF from the coding sequence ATGTTTCAAGATGCGACTAGTATGGCGCAAGCGGTTCGGGATAAGAAAGTGAGTCCGTTGGAATTAGTGTTAGAAACGATTGAAAAGGCGGAGCGATTGAATCCAAGATTAAATGCGATTGTTTCGACACGCTATGAAGAAGCAATAGAAGAAGCGAAGAAGTTTCAAGTGAATAATCAACCTTTTGCCGGAGTTCCCTTATTTTTAAAAGACTTAGGGCAAGAGAAAAAAGGGACACCGTGTACCTATGGTTCTCGTTTGTTGAAAGATTATATTTGTCATGAGACAAGTCATTTCGTGAAACGTCTAGAAGAACTTGGGTTTATTATATTAGGAAGAACAAATACGCCTGAGTTTGGGTATAAAATGGTGAGTGATGCTCAGTTACATGGTTCTGTTCGTCATTTTTTAGATGAAACCGTAAATGCTGGTGGTTCCAGTGGGGGTGCTGCTGCGATTGTTGCTGCAGGAATTTCGCCAATGGCAGCTGCAAGTGATGGGGGAGGTTCAATTCGTGTACCTGCTAGCCATAATGGATTGATTGGGTTGAAGCCGACTCGTGGTCGTGTTCCGGTGGGGCCTGGTTCTTATCGTGGGTGGAATGGAGCGACGGTTCAATTTGCTTTAACAAAAACGGTGAGAGATACTCGAAAGTTGTTATGGCATTTACAAACGTGTCAATTAGAAAGTCCGTTTCCATTGCCTTTGTTGCAAGAAGAACATTTATTTTCTCCTAAATTCAATCGTCCGTTGAAAGTAGGGATGTTATTAAAGCATCCAATTGGTGGGAAAGTTTCCGGTGAAGTGGAACAAGTTATTCGTCAAATGGCGAAGAAATTTGAATTAGATGGCCATGAAGTGAGTGAAATCACAGAAGACCCGATTAATGGAGTTGAACTTCAAAAAGGCTTTTATCTCATTAGTGAGGCAGAGACTGTTGTGATGTTTCAAGGGATGGAGAAACAATTGCAACGTCCGATGACTCGATCCGATATGGAATTGATGACATGGGTCATGTATCAAAGTGGGCTAATGGTGACAGGTGCTGATTATGCACGAGTTGCGGGTGATTGGGATCGTTATGCGGAAGCGATGATGCAACTTCATGATACGTATGATGTGTTATTATTGCCTACGGTTGCTCATACTGCACCGAAACAAGATGCATATTCTCTAGATGCTAACTTAATCGGGAAGATGGAGCATATTCATGAATTATCACATGAAGAACGTCAAGAAGTTGTATGGAAGATGTTTGAGTCGAGTGTGGAAGATACTCCATTTACTCAACGAATGAATATTACAGGTCAACCAGCGATTAGTCTTCCTGTGGGTTGTTCAAGTGAAGGGATGCCAATTGGAGTGCAATTAGTGGCTGCAAAAGGTAGAGAAGATCTATTGCTAGCAATTGCTGAACAGTGGGAACAAGATGAGTTGTGGAAGTTTTGA